The Scleropages formosus chromosome 11, fSclFor1.1, whole genome shotgun sequence genome window below encodes:
- the atosa gene encoding atos homolog protein A, with amino-acid sequence MKPERDATDEYFEYDAEEFLVSLTLLITEGRTPECSVKGRTEGLHCPPTQLTQPAHTRHECSDKIPQCRQARRTRSEVMLLWRNNIPVMIEVMLLPDCCYSDEGPTTDGNDLNDPAIKQDALLLERWTMQPVPRQSGDRFIEEKTLLLAVRSYVFFSQLSAWLSASHGIVPRNILYRISAADEELVWQFSQPPAEHAFPVPNISHSVALKVRVQSLPRQPNYPVLKCSIHTSLTFYEKRGRDWDAREVSQHRGQSSSPFLRPSHSPVRPGGGSSRISQRPEVLPPDKAAKLLYPRLTSSPDDRPLEGYGTSINGAESSKGLAPEVPVRAFKSLSLVEPMMTASPVPRPPLGETNPLIGSLLQERQEVIARIAQHLNYCAPSTPHIPDSLFTGMETQVPKSLWCPAEGDAHVRKVKENTGPSYVNGSLPEQTPNGMGRSSASETPLRLCNKPKANSESRPSPKLSTCRKLLLPDPAENPRISDVVQDISRLIQETIQQSHGRCNKLLLGTHMGCKEGTPNTTHRVRDACSASSRHKDQAPGLDVSPDLLSANGVDSNICTGSRSGSVKVTNNVCQENSHKPHSVASVKLDAAVKQELNASGSLHNDKRGKSVPSNSQQRALHSEDTHEQNLKMAENISSKGTAHPKDPKQKVHAQDENKDPSAPTLLTSLPQRRPSPERKANNRTPNGDVLKINAPSALKPCNMWKKQNRHSIDGTATKAFHPCTGLPLLSSPVPQRRTQTGCFDLDTSLIRCDGLPWASNRRMCLKRETERGDADQHQLSASAPPASLSLLGNFEECVLNYRLEPLGTVEGFTAEVGASGTFCPSHLTLPVDVSFYSVSDDNAPSPYMGVINLESLGKRGYRVPPSGTIQVTLFNPNKTVVKMFVVIYDLREMPANHQTFLRQRTFSVPVKREANGYVSKKPLPLSQDRTLRYLIHLRFQSSKSGKIYLHRDIRLLFSRKSMEVDSGAAYELKSFTESPADPPFSPRC; translated from the exons ATGAAGCCGGAGAGAG ATGCTACGGACGAGTACTTCGAGTACGACGCCGAAGAGTTCCTGGTGTCCCTGACCCTGCTGATCACAGAGGGCCGCACTCCGGAATGTTCCGTGAAGGGTCGCACCGAGGGGCTCCACTGCCCCCCAACGCAGCTGACTCAGCCCGCACACACCCGGCACGAGTGCAGCGACAAGATACCGCAG TGCCGGCAAGCCAGGAGAACCCGCTCAGAGGTGATGCTTCTCTGGAGGAATAACATTCCTGTGATGATCGAGGTGATGCTGCTCCCAGATTGTTGCTATAGCGATGAAGGGCCCACAACAGATGGGAACGACCTCAATGACCCTGCCATCAAGCAAGATGCGTTGCTGCTAGAGAGGTGGACCATGCAACCAGTACCCAGACA GAGTGGAGACCGTTTCATCGAGGAGAAGACCTTGCTGTTGGCAGTGCGCTCCTACGTGTTCTTCTCGCAGCTCAGCGCCTGGCTGAGTGCGTCGCACGGGATCGTTCCCAGGAACATCCTGTACAG GATCAGCGCTGCGGACGAGGAGCTGGTGTGGCAGTTCTCCCAGCCCCCGGCCGAGCACGCCTTTCCGGTTCCCAACATCTCTCACAGTGTGGCCTTGAAAGTGCGCGTCCAGTCTCTCCCTAGGCAGCCCAATTACCCGGTGTTGAAGTGCAGCATTCACACCAGCTTGACGTTCTACGAGAAGCGGGGCCGTGACTGGGACGCCAGAGAAGTCAGCCAGCACCGAGGGCAGAGCTCCTCACCGTTCCTCCGACCTTCCCACTCCCCTGTACGGCCCGGCGGTGGCAGCTCAAGGATAAGCCAGCGCCCCGAAGTGCTACCTCCCGACAAAGCAGCCAAGTTGCTGTACCCTAGACTAACCAGCAGCCCCGATGACAGACCTTTAGAAGGTTACGGGACGTCGATCAATGGTGCTGAAAGCTCCAAGGGACTAGCCCCAGAGGTGCCTGTCAGAGCTTTCAAATCGCTCTCCTTGGTGGAGCCCATGATGACAGCCAGCCCAGTCCCCAGGCCTCCGTTAGGGGAGACCAACCCACTGATCGGTAGCCTACTTCAGGAGAGACAGGAGGTCATCGCTCGCATCGCCCAGCATTTAAATTACTgtgccccctccaccccccacatCCCTGATAGTTTGTTCACCGGCATGGAGACGCAAGTCCCCAAATCCCTTTGGTGCCCTGCTGAAGGGGACGCCCATGTCAGAAAGGTTAAGGAGAACACAGGCCCAAGCTATGTCAATGGCTCCTTACCAGAACAGACACCTAATGGGATGGGCAGGTCTTCTGCCTCCGAAACCCCTCTGCGTTTATGCAATAAACCGAAAGCCAACAGCGAGTCAAGGCCTTCCCCGAAACTTAGCACCTGCAGAAAGCTGCTTCTGCCTGACCCAGCTGAGAACCCCAGGATATCAGATGTAGTGCAGGACATTTCCAGACTGATCCAGGAAACCATTCAGCAATCCCATGGCAGATGCAACAAGCTCCTGCTTGGCACACACATGGGTTGTAAGGAAGGCACACCGAATACAACCCATCGCGTGAGAGATGCTTGTAGTGCAAGCAGTCGTCACAAAGACCAAGCGCCAGGTCTAGATGTCTCTCCAGATCTCCTCAGTGCCAATGGTGTTGACTCAAACATTTGCACGGGCTCGAGAAGTGGCAGCGTAAAAGTCACTAACAATGTGTGTCAGGAAAATTCCCACAAACCTCATAGTGTGGCTAGTGTAAAACTTGACGCCGCAGTGAAACAAGAACTGAACGCTTCAGGTAGTTTACATAATGATAAAAGGGGCAAGTCGGTCCCGTCTAATAGCCAGCAAAGAGCTCTGCACTCTGAAGACACTCATGAGCAGAACttaaaaatggcagaaaacatCTCATCAAAGGGCACCGCCCACCCCAAGGACCCAAAGCAGAAGGTGCATGCACAGGATGAGAACAAGGACCCATCTGCTCCCACCCTTCTCACCAGCCTCCCCCAGCGAAGGCCAAGCCCGGAGAGGAAGGCCAACAACAGGACACCCAACGGGGATGTTTTG aaaataaatgccCCATCTGCCTTGAAGCCATGCAATATGTGGAAAAAGCAGAATCGCCACTCTATAGATGGGACGGCGACAAAAGCTTTCCATCCCTGTACTGGACTACCTCTACTTTCCAGCCCT GTCCCTCAAAGACGAACACAAACTGGGTGCTTTGATTTAGACACATCTCTGATTCGATGCGATGGTCTTCCATGGGCTTCTAATAGAAG AATGTGCCTGAAACGAGAGACTGAGCGGGGCGACGCGGACCAGCATCAGTTGAGCGCCAGTGCCCCCCCCGCCAGCCTCAGCCTGCTGGGAAACTTTGAG GAGTGTGTGTTGAACTATCGTCTGGAGCCCTTGGGGACTGTCGAAGGCTTCACGGCCGAAGTGGGGGCCAGTGGAACTTTCTGCCCCAGTCACCTGACCTTGCCAGTGGACGTGTCCTTCTACAGTGTCTCCGATGACAATGCACCTTCCCCCTACATG GGTGTTATAAATTTGGAGTCTCTCGGTAAAAGGGGTTATCGAGTACCTCCTTCAGGAACCATTCAAGTG ACCTTATTCAATCCAAACAAGACGGTGGTGAAGATGTTTGTGGTGATCTATGACCTGAGAGAGATGCCAGCCAACCACCAGACATTCCTGAGACAGAGAACTTTCTCTGTCCCTGTAAAGCGGGAAGCCAATGGATATGTGAGCAAAAAGCCCCTCCCACTGAGCCAGGACAGGACCCTGCGCTACCTCATTCATCTGAG GTTCCAGAGCTCAAAATCTGGAAAGATCTACCTCCACAGAGATATCAGGCTTCTGTTTTCTCGAAAATCCATGGAAGTGGACAGTGGTGCTGCGTATGAGCTCAAGTCGTTCACAGAGTCTCCTGCAGACCCACCTTTCTCTCCGAGATGCTAG